A single window of Colletotrichum higginsianum IMI 349063 chromosome 8, whole genome shotgun sequence DNA harbors:
- a CDS encoding polysaccharide deacetylase, whose product MATLLALLTLAVLLVIPFYIIYKPPASLIDYFARRWPDVLWQVSTDKKIIGLTIDDAPSQHTSEILRILNENDARATFFLIGSQMNGREEDLDDIIKSGSELGNHAMHDEASRSLPDGQLESEIFEVNRKIKVAYEYQNKPMVANYFRPGSGFFNDKMRRLVDKMGYRMVLGSVYPHDAQISSWRMNANHILSMARPGAIIICHDRRSWTIPMLRRVLPELKRRGYSIMSLTELLKEVDTGK is encoded by the coding sequence ATGGCTACCCTGCTGGCCCTCCTCACCCTGGCCGTCCTACTGGTCATCCCTTTCTACATCATCTACAAGCCCCCGGCATCTCTCATCGACTATTTTGCGCGACGATGGCCCGACGTGCTTTGGCAAGTCTCGACGGACAAGAAAATCATCGGCCTGACGATTGATGATGCGCCGTCCCAGCACACCTCCGAGATCCTGAGAATACTCAACGAGAACGACGCCCGTGCAACATTCTTCCTCATTGGATCGCAGATGAATGGTCGCGAAGAAGACCTAGATGATATCATCAAGTCCGGAAGCGAACTCGGGAACCACGCCATGCATGACGAAGCTTCGCGATCCCTACCCGACGGACAGCTGGAGTCGGAAATATTCGAGGTCAACAGGAAGATCAAGGTCGCATACGAATACCAGAACAAACCGATGGTGGCCAACTACTTCCGACCGGGCTCGGGCTTCTTCAACGACAAGATGCGGCGACTGGTCGACAAGATGGGTTACAGGATGGTTCTGGGCAGCGTATACCCACACGACGCCCAGATCAGTTCTTGGCGGATGAACGCCAACCACATCTTGAGCATGGCCCGCCCGGGTGCGATCATAATCTGCCACGACAGGAGGAGCTGGACCATTCCCATGCTGCGGAGGGTCCTTCCGGAGCTCAAACGACGTGGTTACAGCATCATGAGCCTGACGGAGCTGCTCAAGGAAGTCGACACAGGCAAATGA